The Haladaptatus cibarius D43 genome window below encodes:
- a CDS encoding NADPH:quinone reductase, with protein sequence MRTVRYHEHGGPEVLRVDDIDRPEPDDDELLVAVRAAGINPVDTYFREGSYPPGDLPWIPGSDFAGVVEAVGSEVDDFSAGDRVFGTGLGNNRQGTCAEFLTTATDTVAHLPDGVGFDEGAAVALVGVTAWRALIDHAGLEPGETCLIHGGSGGVGHVAVQLASATGVRVTTTASEEYHNRLEALGADTVLDYTRDDLADAVREAGEPDVILDHRLDDYLQFDADVAKVGTRVVGIGNEGSAAGFEDISGARSKELSITLMSMFNTPDISAVLERLGRLVADGEIVPEIAGVYGLDEVDSAQRDVVGDSFLGKLVVEL encoded by the coding sequence ATGCGCACAGTCCGATACCACGAACACGGCGGGCCGGAGGTACTTCGAGTGGACGACATCGACCGACCGGAACCCGACGACGACGAACTGCTGGTGGCCGTTCGCGCCGCCGGAATCAATCCGGTTGACACCTACTTCCGCGAAGGATCGTACCCGCCGGGCGACCTCCCGTGGATTCCGGGGTCTGACTTCGCTGGCGTGGTCGAAGCAGTTGGGTCGGAAGTCGATGACTTTTCGGCGGGCGACAGGGTGTTCGGCACCGGCCTCGGCAACAACCGACAGGGAACCTGTGCGGAGTTCCTGACGACCGCGACCGATACCGTGGCGCACCTGCCAGACGGCGTCGGATTCGACGAAGGCGCGGCGGTTGCCCTCGTCGGCGTGACGGCGTGGCGCGCGCTCATCGACCACGCTGGACTGGAACCCGGCGAAACCTGTCTCATCCACGGCGGAAGTGGCGGCGTCGGCCACGTCGCCGTGCAGTTGGCCAGCGCAACCGGTGTGCGGGTGACGACCACCGCGAGCGAGGAGTACCACAACCGCCTCGAAGCCCTCGGCGCGGACACCGTCCTCGACTACACTCGGGACGACCTCGCGGATGCCGTGCGCGAGGCGGGCGAACCGGACGTGATTCTCGACCACCGATTGGACGACTACCTTCAGTTCGATGCCGACGTGGCAAAAGTCGGAACGCGCGTAGTCGGAATCGGCAACGAAGGGTCGGCGGCAGGGTTCGAGGATATTTCCGGTGCGCGCTCGAAGGAGCTTTCGATTACGTTGATGAGCATGTTCAACACGCCGGATATTTCCGCCGTTTTGGAACGATTGGGCCGGTTGGTTGCAGACGGTGAAATCGTTCCGGAGATTGCTGGTGTGTATGGGTTGGACGAGGTCGATTCCGCGCAACGCGATGTGGTTGGCGACAGTTTTCTCGGAAAGTTGGTTGTCGAGTTGTAG
- a CDS encoding SDR family oxidoreductase — MNVKFDFADDVALVTGASGALGSAVCTAFADAGATVCATDVVEPDEDTLPENDKIHFHQADFTDESDVESTISKITDDHGGIDYLANIAGTWKGGSPVEETDADTFDLMFDVNLKTAFLASKHALPHLQDREGAIVSVSARSSLEGGEGDALYRASKAGVRLLTESIAEENTGIVRANAVMPSVIDTPANREMMPDANHDEWVAPADIAEVICVLCSDATSVTSGAAVPVYGEA; from the coding sequence ATGAACGTGAAATTCGATTTCGCGGACGACGTAGCGCTCGTCACGGGTGCAAGCGGCGCGCTCGGAAGTGCAGTTTGCACAGCATTCGCCGACGCGGGTGCGACGGTCTGCGCAACTGACGTGGTCGAACCGGACGAGGACACACTCCCGGAGAATGATAAAATCCACTTCCATCAGGCTGATTTCACGGACGAATCGGACGTCGAATCCACAATCTCGAAAATCACAGACGACCACGGCGGAATCGACTACTTGGCCAACATCGCGGGGACGTGGAAGGGTGGGTCGCCGGTCGAGGAAACCGATGCCGACACGTTCGATTTGATGTTCGACGTGAACCTGAAGACGGCGTTTCTCGCGTCGAAACACGCCCTACCGCATCTTCAAGACCGTGAGGGCGCAATCGTCAGCGTCAGCGCGCGCTCGTCGCTCGAAGGCGGAGAAGGCGACGCGCTCTACCGCGCGTCAAAGGCGGGCGTTCGCCTGCTCACGGAGTCGATAGCCGAGGAAAACACGGGTATCGTCCGCGCCAACGCCGTCATGCCGAGTGTCATCGACACGCCCGCGAATCGGGAGATGATGCCCGACGCAAATCACGACGAGTGGGTTGCCCCGGCGGACATCGCCGAAGTCATCTGCGTCCTCTGTAGTGATGCCACGAGCGTGACGAGCGGGGCCGCGGTGCCGGTCTACGGAGAAGCATAA
- a CDS encoding sodium-dependent transporter, protein MSQRETWTSRVGFILAAVGSAVGLGNIWRFPYMSAENGGAAFLVVYLIAAALIGLPAILAEFVVGRETKKNVVDAFRNLGGPAAALIGVVGLFTGFWLLSYYSVVGGWVIQYMTGSLSGAYFGDPGTYFGQISEGTGTILYHAIFMAVTIGIVAAGVEKGIEVGTKIMVPSIAILMIGMAAWAFTLDGAGAGYEYFLSPDFSVIAENYQSIIPDAVGQALFSLSLGMGAMVTYASYLDGDDNLLSDGISITVLNTFIGVLAGFVVFPLLFAQNIDPGSAGAGAVFVTLAQAFAELPAGGIIGFVFFLVLLIAALSSAISLLEVVVSYFVDNFDVSRPILTVGIGIVVFLLGVPSALSIDTFTMFDRIANNILLPLGVALTVIFVGWIYGGGAVAELRRGLGKNSSFGPVWLWHIRIVVFVAVLGTLGLSIMTFMSA, encoded by the coding sequence ATGTCACAAAGAGAAACGTGGACATCCCGAGTAGGGTTCATACTGGCCGCTGTCGGTAGCGCAGTTGGACTGGGTAACATTTGGCGATTTCCGTATATGTCAGCCGAAAACGGCGGGGCGGCGTTCCTCGTCGTCTATCTGATTGCCGCGGCCCTCATCGGACTGCCTGCAATCCTCGCAGAGTTCGTCGTCGGCCGTGAAACGAAGAAAAACGTCGTGGACGCGTTCCGCAATCTCGGCGGCCCTGCGGCCGCACTTATCGGCGTCGTCGGCCTATTCACCGGATTTTGGCTGTTGTCGTACTACAGCGTCGTCGGCGGCTGGGTCATTCAGTACATGACCGGCAGTCTGAGTGGCGCGTACTTCGGCGACCCTGGCACGTACTTCGGGCAGATTTCGGAAGGTACCGGAACGATTCTGTACCACGCCATCTTTATGGCCGTCACAATCGGTATCGTGGCCGCTGGCGTCGAGAAAGGCATCGAAGTCGGCACCAAAATCATGGTGCCGTCCATCGCCATCCTGATGATCGGAATGGCCGCGTGGGCGTTCACGCTCGACGGTGCCGGTGCCGGATACGAATACTTCCTTTCCCCCGACTTCAGCGTCATCGCGGAGAACTACCAGTCGATAATTCCGGACGCGGTCGGGCAGGCGTTGTTCTCGCTCTCGCTCGGTATGGGTGCGATGGTAACCTACGCCTCCTATCTCGACGGCGACGACAACCTCCTCAGCGACGGTATCAGCATCACCGTGCTGAACACCTTTATCGGCGTGCTGGCCGGATTCGTCGTGTTCCCGCTCCTGTTCGCGCAGAACATCGACCCCGGTAGCGCCGGTGCGGGTGCAGTGTTCGTCACCCTCGCGCAGGCGTTCGCGGAACTACCAGCAGGTGGCATCATCGGCTTCGTCTTCTTCCTCGTGCTGCTCATCGCCGCACTCTCGTCGGCTATCAGCCTCCTCGAAGTCGTCGTGTCCTACTTCGTGGACAACTTCGACGTGAGCCGTCCGATTCTCACGGTCGGAATCGGTATCGTCGTGTTCCTCCTCGGCGTTCCGTCGGCGCTGAGCATCGACACGTTCACCATGTTCGACAGGATTGCGAACAACATCCTGCTTCCGCTCGGCGTCGCGCTGACCGTCATCTTCGTCGGATGGATATACGGTGGCGGCGCAGTCGCCGAACTCCGCCGTGGCCTCGGCAAGAACAGCAGTTTCGGCCCGGTGTGGCTCTGGCACATTCGAATCGTCGTTTTCGTCGCCGTCCTCGGCACGCTCGGGCTGAGCATCATGACGTTCATGAGCGCCTGA
- a CDS encoding sodium-dependent transporter, whose translation MTRESWASRVGFILAAVGSAVGLGNVWRFPWMTAEYGGSAFLVVYLCIVLLVGVPGLLAEFVIGRRSKRNPAGALARLAPGTKSWGYVGLFGVITALILLSFYSVVGGWILRYFAASFTGSYFAEPSVYFGRISFGAEAAAFQVAFLALTALIVLGGVRGGIEKATKVMMPIIVVLLGVLAGWAVTQPGAGMGLSFYLDFDPTLIQNDPVGMLRAAAGQALFTLSLGVGTMITYASYLGEDNSLAFDGSVISVLNTGVGVLAGLVVFPLLFAFQGGLTEVTEGGESGAIFMGVAGAFREMPYGEVVAVGFFGAILFAALSSSISMLEIPVAYLVDEQDVSRRNATTGLTGLVLVTGAICAFNPGIFDFVASTLVDLMLTAGLAGFLVFTGWILGKDALTEFDSGAGGIARALGTPWLWSVRTILPLFLLATLAVNLYAML comes from the coding sequence ATGACACGTGAATCGTGGGCAAGTCGAGTGGGCTTCATCCTCGCGGCAGTCGGAAGCGCCGTCGGACTCGGAAACGTCTGGCGCTTCCCGTGGATGACCGCCGAATACGGCGGGAGCGCCTTTCTCGTCGTCTATCTGTGTATCGTTCTGCTGGTCGGCGTTCCCGGCCTCCTCGCGGAGTTCGTTATCGGGCGCCGCTCGAAACGAAATCCGGCGGGCGCGCTCGCCCGCCTCGCACCCGGCACCAAATCGTGGGGCTACGTCGGCCTGTTCGGAGTTATCACGGCTCTCATCCTCCTCTCGTTCTACAGCGTCGTCGGCGGGTGGATTCTCCGCTACTTCGCCGCGAGTTTCACCGGGTCGTACTTCGCCGAACCGAGCGTGTACTTCGGCCGAATTAGCTTCGGCGCGGAAGCCGCGGCGTTCCAAGTCGCGTTCCTCGCACTGACCGCACTCATCGTCCTCGGCGGCGTTCGCGGCGGTATCGAGAAGGCGACAAAAGTGATGATGCCGATTATCGTCGTCCTGCTCGGGGTGCTGGCGGGGTGGGCAGTTACGCAACCCGGCGCAGGTATGGGCCTATCCTTTTATCTCGATTTCGACCCGACGCTGATTCAGAACGACCCAGTCGGAATGCTTCGGGCCGCCGCCGGACAAGCCCTGTTCACCCTCTCGCTCGGCGTGGGAACGATGATAACCTACGCCTCGTACCTCGGCGAGGACAACAGCCTCGCATTCGACGGAAGCGTCATTTCCGTCCTCAACACGGGCGTCGGCGTGCTGGCCGGACTGGTCGTCTTCCCGCTCCTGTTCGCGTTTCAGGGCGGTCTGACGGAAGTCACGGAAGGCGGCGAATCGGGCGCGATTTTCATGGGCGTTGCGGGCGCGTTCCGCGAGATGCCCTACGGCGAAGTCGTCGCAGTCGGCTTCTTCGGCGCAATTTTGTTCGCCGCGCTGTCGAGTTCCATCAGCATGCTCGAAATCCCCGTCGCGTACCTCGTGGACGAACAGGACGTTTCGCGGCGGAACGCGACAACCGGCCTGACCGGACTGGTGCTCGTCACGGGTGCAATCTGTGCGTTCAACCCCGGTATCTTCGATTTCGTCGCAAGCACGCTCGTTGACCTGATGCTGACCGCGGGACTCGCTGGATTCCTCGTGTTTACCGGGTGGATTCTCGGAAAAGACGCGCTCACCGAGTTCGATTCGGGCGCGGGCGGTATCGCCCGCGCCCTCGGCACGCCGTGGCTGTGGAGCGTTCGGACGATTCTCCCGCTGTTTCTGCTCGCAACGCTCGCAGTGAATCTCTACGCGATGTTGTAG
- a CDS encoding acyl-CoA carboxylase subunit beta: MDERIDELREKRSEAEKGGGEERIEKQHEKGKMTARERIDYFLDDDTFNEFDQLRTHRSHNFGMEEKQIAGDGVVTGYGEVNGRKVFVFAHDFTVFGGSLGEVFAEKVTKVMDKAMEVGAPVIGLNDSAGARIQEGVASLAGYADIFHRNQQASGVIPQISAIMGPCAGGAVYSPAITDFIFMVKDTSHMFITGPDVIETVTGEEVTFEELGGAKAHTAESGVAHFAENSEEEALDDIRRLLSYLPQNNVEDPPRVEPWDDPERRDESLESVVPDQPRKPYDITKVVDGVVDEDSFFEVQEGYAKNIVVGFGRLDGRSVGIVANQPRVNAGTLDIESSEKGSRFVRFCDSFNIPILTFVDVPGFMPGTDQEHGGIIRHGAKLLYAFSEASVPLMTVITRKAYGGAYDVMSSKHIGADVNYAWPTAEIAVMGPQGAVNVLYSSELAEADDPEARREELIDEYREQFANPYTAADRGFVDDVIEPKETRPRLISDLEMLMSKRTAQPEKKHGNIPL; encoded by the coding sequence ATGGACGAGCGAATCGACGAACTGCGCGAAAAGCGTAGTGAGGCCGAAAAAGGCGGCGGAGAGGAACGAATCGAAAAACAGCACGAGAAGGGAAAGATGACGGCGCGCGAGCGCATCGACTACTTCTTAGACGACGACACCTTCAACGAGTTCGACCAACTGCGAACTCACCGAAGCCACAACTTCGGGATGGAAGAAAAGCAAATCGCGGGCGACGGCGTCGTGACCGGCTACGGCGAAGTCAACGGCAGAAAGGTGTTCGTCTTCGCGCACGACTTCACCGTCTTCGGCGGGAGTCTGGGCGAAGTGTTCGCCGAGAAGGTGACCAAGGTGATGGACAAGGCGATGGAAGTCGGCGCGCCCGTCATCGGCCTGAACGACTCCGCCGGAGCGCGGATTCAGGAAGGTGTCGCCTCGCTCGCAGGCTACGCGGACATCTTCCACCGCAATCAACAGGCAAGCGGCGTCATTCCACAGATTTCCGCAATCATGGGGCCGTGTGCTGGTGGTGCAGTGTACTCCCCCGCCATCACGGACTTCATCTTCATGGTGAAGGACACGAGCCACATGTTCATCACCGGCCCGGACGTCATCGAGACGGTCACGGGCGAGGAAGTCACCTTCGAAGAACTCGGCGGCGCGAAGGCCCACACCGCGGAAAGTGGAGTCGCACACTTCGCCGAGAACAGCGAGGAAGAGGCGCTGGACGACATCCGGCGACTGCTTTCGTACCTCCCGCAGAACAACGTCGAAGACCCGCCGCGCGTCGAACCGTGGGACGACCCCGAACGGCGCGACGAGTCGCTCGAATCGGTCGTACCCGACCAACCGCGGAAACCGTACGACATCACGAAGGTCGTAGACGGCGTCGTGGATGAGGATTCGTTCTTCGAGGTGCAGGAAGGCTACGCGAAGAACATCGTCGTCGGGTTCGGCCGCCTTGACGGGCGGTCGGTGGGAATCGTGGCGAATCAGCCGCGCGTCAACGCGGGCACCCTCGACATCGAATCGTCCGAAAAGGGGTCGCGGTTCGTCCGCTTCTGTGATTCGTTTAACATCCCGATTCTGACGTTCGTGGACGTGCCCGGGTTCATGCCCGGCACTGACCAAGAACACGGCGGCATCATCCGCCACGGGGCGAAACTGCTGTACGCCTTCTCGGAGGCGTCGGTTCCGCTCATGACCGTCATCACGCGGAAAGCCTACGGCGGGGCCTACGACGTGATGTCCTCGAAGCACATCGGCGCGGACGTGAACTACGCGTGGCCGACCGCCGAAATCGCGGTGATGGGGCCACAGGGCGCGGTCAACGTCCTCTACAGTTCGGAACTCGCGGAGGCCGACGACCCAGAGGCGCGCCGCGAGGAACTCATCGACGAGTACCGCGAACAGTTCGCCAACCCGTACACCGCCGCCGACCGCGGTTTCGTGGACGACGTTATCGAACCGAAAGAAACCCGCCCGCGACTCATCTCCGACCTCGAAATGCTGATGAGCAAACGAACGGCCCAACCCGAAAAGAAACATGGCAACATCCCGCTCTGA
- a CDS encoding methyltransferase domain-containing protein: protein MADMNPQSYYDEFAEGEWERLDRDPVTRLEFENTTDYLETHLPETGHILDVGGAAGRYACWLGERGHDVTLVDLSERQVELARENAKSGGFEDRISAEQGDVRDLRFEADSFDAVCCLGGPISHVVDDDERAVAMAELRRVACPDSPVFVSVIGRFAAIRDILKFNLDASYPLLAPITEDGKYTAERVEKFSDGDSDGEGFAECHFFRADEFESELEKAASKSSSWSDWRVLQTV from the coding sequence ATGGCCGATATGAACCCCCAATCCTACTACGACGAGTTCGCGGAGGGCGAATGGGAGCGCTTAGACCGCGACCCAGTTACTCGACTGGAGTTCGAAAACACGACCGACTACCTCGAAACCCACCTCCCCGAAACGGGACACATCCTCGACGTTGGGGGTGCTGCGGGCAGATACGCCTGCTGGCTCGGAGAGCGCGGCCACGACGTGACCCTCGTTGACCTCAGCGAGCGGCAGGTCGAGCTCGCGCGCGAAAACGCGAAATCCGGCGGCTTCGAAGACCGAATCTCGGCAGAGCAGGGCGACGTGCGCGACTTGCGATTCGAAGCCGACAGTTTCGACGCTGTCTGTTGTCTCGGTGGCCCGATTTCGCACGTCGTGGACGACGACGAACGAGCAGTCGCGATGGCCGAACTCCGGCGGGTTGCCTGTCCCGACAGCCCCGTCTTCGTCTCGGTCATCGGCCGATTCGCCGCGATTCGGGACATTTTGAAGTTCAATCTCGATGCCTCCTACCCCCTGCTCGCGCCCATCACTGAGGACGGCAAGTACACCGCGGAGCGCGTGGAGAAGTTCAGCGACGGCGACAGTGACGGAGAGGGCTTTGCAGAATGTCACTTCTTCCGCGCCGACGAGTTCGAATCCGAGTTGGAGAAAGCAGCTTCGAAGTCGAGCAGTTGGTCGGACTGGAGGGTGTTGCAAACCGTATGA
- a CDS encoding helix-turn-helix transcriptional regulator: MTRWHQSGTRRDMCILLAEAGELRGQRLKSRLESHYDKQLDPKRFYSTLTSLVEAGHVEKRVEGLYDVYSLTDVGERRLYEQFQWMREKVENDVSE, translated from the coding sequence ATGACGCGATGGCACCAGAGCGGTACTCGGCGCGACATGTGTATCCTGCTCGCCGAGGCCGGAGAACTCCGCGGCCAGCGACTCAAATCCCGTCTCGAATCGCACTACGACAAACAGCTCGATCCGAAGCGGTTTTACAGCACGTTGACCAGTCTCGTGGAGGCAGGCCACGTCGAAAAGCGAGTCGAAGGGCTGTACGACGTGTATTCGCTGACTGACGTGGGGGAACGGCGTTTGTACGAGCAATTTCAGTGGATGCGAGAGAAGGTCGAAAACGACGTTTCGGAGTGA
- a CDS encoding DUF7111 family protein: MTTISENGISASYFETDHERVLEFSRDGRTAAVAQNIEGYGMLKVRDTPDSPEIERYYGFDMALDHAAELLGVKPSDLPIPDPADDMGM; encoded by the coding sequence ATGACCACTATTTCGGAAAACGGAATCTCGGCGTCCTATTTCGAAACCGACCACGAGCGCGTCCTCGAATTTTCCCGCGATGGGCGAACCGCGGCAGTTGCACAGAATATCGAAGGGTACGGCATGCTCAAGGTGCGTGACACACCAGATAGTCCCGAAATCGAGCGATACTACGGCTTCGACATGGCGCTCGACCACGCGGCGGAACTGCTCGGCGTGAAACCGTCCGACCTGCCGATTCCCGACCCCGCCGATGATATGGGTATGTAA
- the dacZ gene encoding diadenylate cyclase DacZ, with product MTDLSELLENLVSGVDAVFLFSPSGSYYERFADLNGPDVVVVAPDNNVGANNYVELPLEFDNVKDRIRFGIEGAIDHGLAEDGDELTCIASMFGDSIDTVTRTRANEESHSGIYDLFANSRADPGVIRDVFEVAIELGKKGQKGKPVGALFVVGDAGKVMNKSRPLSYNPFEKSHVHVGDPIVNVMLKEFSRLDGAFVISDSGKIVSAYRYLEPSAEGVDIPKGLGARHMAAGAITRDTNATAIVLSESDGLVRSFKGGELILELDPEGY from the coding sequence ATGACTGACCTGAGCGAACTTCTGGAGAACCTCGTCAGTGGTGTTGACGCGGTGTTCCTCTTCTCTCCGAGCGGGTCGTACTACGAGCGGTTCGCCGACCTGAACGGTCCCGACGTGGTGGTCGTCGCCCCCGACAACAACGTCGGCGCGAACAACTACGTCGAACTGCCGTTAGAGTTCGACAACGTAAAAGACCGCATCCGATTCGGTATCGAGGGAGCCATCGACCACGGACTCGCGGAGGACGGCGACGAACTCACCTGTATCGCCAGCATGTTCGGTGACAGCATTGACACCGTCACCCGCACCCGAGCGAACGAGGAATCTCACTCCGGCATCTACGACCTGTTCGCCAACTCGCGGGCCGACCCCGGCGTCATCCGCGACGTGTTCGAAGTCGCCATCGAACTGGGGAAGAAAGGACAGAAAGGAAAACCCGTCGGCGCGCTGTTCGTCGTCGGTGACGCGGGCAAAGTGATGAACAAGTCTCGTCCGCTCTCCTACAATCCCTTCGAGAAATCGCACGTCCACGTCGGCGACCCCATCGTGAACGTCATGCTGAAGGAGTTCTCCCGACTGGACGGCGCGTTCGTCATCTCGGATTCGGGGAAAATCGTCTCCGCCTATCGCTACCTCGAACCGTCCGCCGAGGGAGTAGACATCCCGAAAGGACTCGGTGCTCGCCACATGGCAGCGGGGGCGATTACGCGCGACACCAACGCTACGGCAATCGTCCTCTCCGAGAGCGACGGTCTCGTCCGGTCGTTCAAAGGCGGTGAACTGATTCTCGAACTCGACCCGGAGGGGTATTAG
- a CDS encoding mechanosensitive ion channel domain-containing protein produces MQPDWQVLLYEEYRIVLAILILIAGGVAGYLLGRLNRRILRAAGVHEVVEGTPFERTARSLGTTTVSLIARLTSWFIYGVAILLALNTAELPLSTQLFWQIILFTPQLFVAALVFIIGFVVADKAELMVSERLRSVKLPEVNVLPRIVKYSIVYVSSLIALSQVNVATLTLIVLFAAYVLAVIVFGAVAFWDLLRSSAAGIYLLLNQPYGIGDEIRVAGNQGIVQEVDMFVTHIENDGEEFILPNHLVMRKGAVRLRN; encoded by the coding sequence ATGCAACCTGACTGGCAGGTACTTCTCTACGAGGAGTACCGAATCGTTCTCGCCATTCTCATTCTCATTGCTGGCGGTGTCGCGGGCTATCTCCTCGGTCGGTTGAATCGGCGCATTCTCCGGGCCGCGGGCGTCCACGAAGTCGTCGAGGGAACGCCGTTCGAGCGCACCGCTCGGAGTCTCGGGACGACGACGGTGTCGCTCATCGCCCGCCTCACCTCGTGGTTCATCTACGGCGTTGCGATTTTGCTCGCGCTCAACACCGCCGAACTACCGCTGAGCACGCAGTTGTTCTGGCAAATCATCCTCTTTACCCCGCAACTGTTCGTCGCGGCGCTAGTGTTCATCATCGGATTCGTCGTGGCCGACAAGGCGGAGTTGATGGTCAGCGAGCGACTGCGGAGCGTCAAACTCCCCGAGGTAAACGTCCTCCCGCGAATCGTCAAATACAGCATCGTCTACGTCTCCTCGCTCATCGCACTCAGTCAAGTAAACGTCGCCACGCTCACCCTCATCGTCCTCTTCGCGGCCTACGTCCTCGCCGTCATCGTCTTCGGGGCGGTGGCGTTCTGGGATCTGCTCCGCTCGTCCGCGGCGGGCATCTACCTCCTGCTCAACCAACCCTACGGCATCGGCGACGAGATTCGCGTCGCTGGCAATCAGGGCATCGTCCAAGAGGTCGATATGTTCGTCACCCACATCGAAAACGACGGCGAGGAGTTCATATTGCCGAACCACCTCGTCATGCGGAAGGGTGCGGTTCGTCTGCGGAACTGA
- a CDS encoding class I SAM-dependent methyltransferase codes for MSNKNQFSEELAAYYEATHGYGDIGDESFYLDAATSADGPVLEGACGTGRLYLELLRQGVDADGFDVSPGMLEILREKATIEGISPTVWQADLRSIGASRTYSLALVPYNSFCNLREVDDQLATLKAFHDVLAPGGRLLFDVYVPRYDVIAEAFGEWQEIQEVEYKGNLLRGRSKATIANQVEQTYRAEQELLETDGDVVARDEFVLSHLPPQQVDLLARLSPFDEWSVWGGFNREPLTDGDSVQVWELVK; via the coding sequence ATGAGCAATAAAAATCAATTTTCGGAGGAGTTAGCGGCTTATTATGAGGCAACCCACGGTTACGGTGACATCGGCGACGAGTCGTTCTATCTCGACGCGGCAACCAGCGCGGACGGGCCAGTACTGGAAGGTGCCTGTGGAACTGGGCGACTTTACCTCGAACTTCTACGCCAAGGCGTCGATGCTGACGGATTCGATGTTTCTCCCGGAATGCTAGAAATTCTCCGAGAGAAAGCAACTATCGAGGGTATTTCACCCACGGTTTGGCAAGCAGATCTCCGGTCTATCGGCGCTTCTCGTACCTACTCGCTGGCGCTGGTTCCCTACAATTCGTTTTGCAACCTCCGGGAAGTCGATGACCAACTTGCAACACTAAAGGCCTTTCACGACGTTCTTGCGCCCGGTGGCCGACTGCTGTTCGACGTGTACGTACCTCGGTATGATGTCATCGCCGAGGCCTTTGGGGAGTGGCAGGAGATTCAAGAGGTCGAATACAAAGGGAACCTGCTTAGAGGACGTTCCAAGGCGACGATTGCGAATCAGGTGGAACAGACCTACCGTGCGGAACAAGAGCTATTAGAGACAGATGGCGACGTTGTAGCCCGAGATGAGTTCGTCCTTTCGCATCTCCCGCCACAACAAGTCGATTTACTGGCACGTCTCTCTCCGTTCGATGAGTGGTCGGTGTGGGGTGGATTCAACCGAGAGCCACTCACGGATGGGGACAGCGTACAGGTCTGGGAATTGGTGAAATAG
- a CDS encoding acyltransferase: MSDDTTRRHERITHHSTPGGLNSLQYWTTARSPLRVAIQYLVIWLVRINPSLRLKSWLLRRIGVSVGKGVSWGLESTPDVFWPDLITVEDHAIIGYDATILCHEFLQDEYRTGEVKIGERAMIGAGAVILPGVEIGAGAQVAANSLVTRDVPAGETVAGVPAKAMSNEGLDSE; this comes from the coding sequence GTGAGCGACGATACGACCCGCCGCCATGAGCGAATTACCCATCACTCCACCCCCGGCGGCTTGAACTCCTTGCAGTACTGGACGACGGCGCGGAGTCCACTCCGGGTTGCGATTCAGTATCTCGTCATCTGGCTCGTGCGAATCAACCCGAGCCTGCGCCTCAAAAGCTGGCTTCTCCGCCGAATCGGGGTTTCGGTCGGCAAGGGTGTTTCGTGGGGCCTCGAATCGACGCCGGACGTGTTTTGGCCCGACCTCATTACCGTCGAAGACCACGCCATCATCGGCTACGACGCGACGATTCTCTGCCACGAATTTCTCCAAGACGAGTACCGAACCGGCGAAGTAAAAATCGGCGAGCGTGCGATGATTGGTGCGGGTGCAGTGATTTTGCCCGGCGTCGAAATCGGTGCGGGCGCGCAGGTGGCCGCGAACTCGCTGGTGACGCGGGACGTTCCGGCAGGAGAAACGGTTGCAGGTGTTCCGGCGAAAGCGATGTCGAACGAGGGGTTGGATTCGGAGTAG
- a CDS encoding DUF7344 domain-containing protein encodes MDDKLTTDEIFDVLGHSHRRHALTALMDCDGKATMTELVEKTSNRIETAPKRIEVGLHHSHLPRLEGMGVVEYDTDTNVVQLTDAASELKPFVELTDE; translated from the coding sequence ATGGACGACAAACTCACTACGGACGAAATATTCGACGTACTCGGACACAGTCATCGACGGCACGCACTCACTGCTTTGATGGACTGCGACGGAAAAGCGACGATGACGGAACTGGTCGAGAAAACGAGCAACCGAATCGAAACCGCTCCCAAACGAATCGAAGTCGGACTTCATCACTCGCATCTTCCCCGACTCGAAGGGATGGGCGTGGTCGAGTACGACACGGACACCAACGTCGTGCAACTGACCGACGCCGCGAGCGAATTGAAACCGTTCGTGGAACTAACAGACGAGTAA